In Curtobacterium sp. TC1, the following proteins share a genomic window:
- a CDS encoding WhiB family transcriptional regulator, giving the protein MDWRDKAACLTADPELFFPVGNTGPAVDQIEKAKSVCARCTVTEMCLQYALENNQDSGVWGGLSEDERRALKRRAARARRAS; this is encoded by the coding sequence ATGGACTGGCGTGACAAGGCAGCTTGCCTCACCGCGGACCCCGAGCTCTTCTTCCCCGTCGGGAACACCGGGCCCGCCGTCGATCAGATCGAGAAGGCCAAGTCGGTCTGTGCGCGCTGCACGGTCACCGAGATGTGTCTGCAGTACGCACTCGAGAACAACCAGGACTCCGGTGTCTGGGGTGGCCTCAGCGAGGACGAGCGTCGTGCGCTGAAGCGTCGCGCCGCCCGCGCCCGCCGCGCTTCCTGA
- a CDS encoding sensor histidine kinase — protein MSTLSDLVLAQGRSSEADVEWLHLLVGDWQLLADLSFADMVLWVPTAEDGSFVAVAHARPSSAATLFYRDIVGQEIREEWRGQVTESFAGSRVVDSAEPDWYEDTPTRVRAIPVLRRLSAKSAQTTERPIAVVTRHSNQDEMRTPSRQELNFTASANDLFGMIATGDFPDLGAPAGPRRGAPRASDGLLRLDTAGIVTFASPNGLSAFNRMGFEGELERKSLAEVTTELIGAQLDVDESLPLVVTGRAPWRADIESKGVTVSLRSIPLRDHGDRIGAIVLCRDVSELRHQERELITKDATIREIHHRVKNNLQTVASLLRIQARRTHSDEARTSLQNAMRRVAAIAVVHDTLSSGLSQTVDFDDVFDSVLKLVTEVAASHNTTVHPKKTGEFGVLPSEAATPLALGLTELVTNAVEHGLDGRDGEVEIVARRFDDHLEIEVRDNGVGLPEGKVGSGLGTQIVRTLIQGELGGTIDWHTLTGSGTEVTITIPFRWLTATA, from the coding sequence GTGTCGACCCTCAGTGACCTCGTCCTCGCGCAAGGCCGTTCCTCCGAAGCCGACGTGGAGTGGCTCCACCTGCTCGTGGGGGACTGGCAGCTCCTCGCCGACCTGTCCTTCGCCGACATGGTCCTGTGGGTGCCGACCGCCGAGGACGGCTCGTTCGTCGCCGTCGCGCACGCCCGTCCGAGTTCCGCGGCGACGCTGTTCTACCGCGACATCGTCGGGCAGGAGATCCGTGAGGAGTGGCGCGGCCAGGTGACCGAGAGCTTCGCCGGGTCCCGCGTCGTCGACTCCGCCGAGCCCGACTGGTACGAGGACACCCCCACCCGGGTCCGCGCGATCCCGGTGCTGCGGCGCCTCAGCGCGAAGAGCGCGCAGACCACCGAGCGGCCGATCGCCGTCGTCACCCGGCACTCCAACCAGGACGAGATGCGGACGCCGAGCCGCCAGGAACTCAACTTCACCGCGAGCGCGAACGACCTGTTCGGGATGATCGCGACGGGTGACTTCCCGGACCTCGGTGCACCGGCCGGCCCGCGCCGTGGTGCTCCCCGGGCCAGTGACGGTCTGCTGCGCCTCGACACCGCCGGCATCGTCACCTTCGCCAGCCCGAACGGCCTGAGCGCCTTCAACCGCATGGGCTTCGAGGGTGAGCTGGAGCGGAAGTCCCTCGCCGAGGTCACCACCGAACTCATCGGCGCGCAGCTCGACGTCGACGAGTCCCTGCCCCTCGTCGTCACCGGTCGTGCTCCGTGGCGGGCCGACATCGAGTCGAAGGGCGTGACGGTGTCGCTGCGGTCCATCCCGCTCCGCGACCACGGCGACCGCATCGGTGCGATCGTGCTCTGCCGCGACGTGTCCGAGCTCCGGCACCAGGAGCGCGAGCTCATCACCAAGGACGCGACGATCCGCGAGATCCACCACCGCGTCAAGAACAACCTGCAGACGGTGGCGTCCCTGTTGCGGATCCAGGCCCGTCGCACGCACTCCGACGAGGCGCGGACCTCGCTGCAGAACGCCATGCGCCGCGTGGCCGCCATCGCGGTCGTGCACGACACGCTGTCGAGCGGCCTGAGCCAGACGGTCGACTTCGACGACGTCTTCGACTCGGTGCTCAAGCTCGTCACCGAGGTCGCCGCGTCGCACAACACGACCGTGCACCCGAAGAAGACCGGCGAGTTCGGCGTGCTGCCGTCCGAGGCCGCCACACCGCTCGCGCTCGGGCTCACCGAGCTGGTCACGAACGCCGTCGAGCACGGGCTGGACGGCCGCGACGGCGAGGTCGAGATCGTCGCCCGCCGCTTCGACGACCACCTGGAGATCGAGGTCCGCGACAACGGCGTGGGCCTGCCCGAGGGGAAGGTCGGGTCGGGCCTCGGTACCCAGATCGTCCGCACGCTCATCCAGGGCGAGCTCGGCGGCACGATCGACTGGCACACCCTGACCGGCAGCGGCACCGAGGTGACGATCACCATCCCGTTCCGCTGGCTGACCGCCACCGCCTAG